The following coding sequences are from one Streptomyces sp. NBC_00536 window:
- the rplK gene encoding 50S ribosomal protein L11, which produces MPPKKKKITGLIKLQIKAGAANPAPPVGPALGQHGVNIMEFCKAYNAATESQRGMVVPVEITVYDDRSFTFVTKTPPAARLILKHAGVEKGSGEPHKTKVAKLTGAQVREIATLKMPDLNANDLAAAEKIIAGTARSMGITVEG; this is translated from the coding sequence ATGCCTCCCAAGAAGAAGAAGATCACGGGGCTCATCAAGCTCCAGATCAAGGCCGGTGCGGCCAACCCGGCGCCGCCGGTCGGCCCCGCGCTCGGTCAGCACGGCGTCAACATCATGGAGTTCTGCAAGGCCTACAACGCCGCGACCGAGTCGCAGCGTGGCATGGTCGTGCCGGTGGAGATCACGGTCTACGACGACCGCTCCTTCACCTTCGTGACGAAGACCCCCCCGGCCGCGCGCCTCATCCTCAAGCACGCGGGTGTGGAGAAGGGCTCGGGCGAGCCGCACAAGACCAAGGTCGCCAAGCTCACCGGCGCCCAGGTCCGCGAGATCGCCACGCTGAAGATGCCCGACCTGAACGCCAACGACCTGGCCGCCGCCGAGAAGATCATCGCCGGCACCGCCCGTTCGATGGGCATCACGGTCGAGGGCTGA
- the rplA gene encoding 50S ribosomal protein L1 has translation MKRSKTLRAADAKVDRDKLYAPLEAVRLAKETSATKFDSTVEVAFRLGVDPRKADQMVRGTVNLPHGTGKTARVLVFATGDRAAAAEAAGADIVGNDELIDEIAKGNRLNEFDAVVATPDLMGKVGRLGRVLGPRGLMPNPKTGTVTMDVAKAVTEIKGGKIEFRVDKHSNLHFIIGKVSFTDEQLVENYGAALDEILRLKPSAAKGRYIKKAALSTTMGPGIILDQNRTRNLLVEEDPAAV, from the coding sequence GTGAAGCGCAGCAAGACTCTCCGCGCTGCGGACGCCAAGGTCGACCGGGACAAGCTCTACGCCCCGCTCGAGGCCGTCCGTCTCGCCAAGGAGACCTCCGCGACCAAGTTCGACAGCACCGTCGAGGTCGCCTTCCGCCTGGGTGTCGACCCGCGCAAGGCCGACCAGATGGTCCGTGGCACCGTGAACCTCCCGCACGGCACCGGCAAGACCGCCCGGGTCCTGGTCTTCGCGACCGGTGACCGTGCAGCGGCCGCGGAAGCCGCCGGCGCCGACATTGTCGGCAACGACGAGCTGATCGACGAGATCGCGAAGGGCAACCGCCTCAACGAGTTCGACGCCGTTGTCGCCACCCCGGACCTCATGGGCAAGGTCGGCCGCCTCGGCCGCGTGCTCGGTCCCCGTGGCCTCATGCCGAACCCGAAGACCGGCACCGTCACGATGGACGTCGCCAAGGCTGTCACCGAGATCAAGGGTGGCAAGATCGAGTTCCGCGTCGACAAGCACTCGAACCTGCACTTCATCATCGGCAAGGTCTCCTTCACCGATGAGCAGCTCGTCGAGAACTACGGCGCGGCCCTGGACGAGATCCTTCGTCTGAAGCCGTCCGCCGCGAAGGGCCGCTACATCAAGAAGGCCGCCCTGAGCACCACGATGGGCCCCGGCATCATCCTGGACCAGAACCGCACCCGGAACCTCCTCGTCGAGGAAGACCCGGCCGCGGTCTGA
- the rplJ gene encoding 50S ribosomal protein L10: MPTPNKAAAVAELTDQFRDSNAAVLTEYRGLTVAQLKTLRRSLGENAQYAVVKNTLTKIAANQAGITALDEHFAGPTAVAFITGDPVESAKSLRDFAKDNPNLIIKAGVLDGKALTADEIKKLADLESREVLLSKLAGAFKGKQSQAASLFQALPSKFVRTAEALRVKLAEQGGAE, encoded by the coding sequence ATGCCGACGCCCAACAAGGCTGCCGCGGTAGCCGAGCTCACGGACCAGTTCCGCGACTCGAACGCCGCCGTGCTGACCGAGTACCGGGGTCTCACCGTGGCGCAGCTCAAGACGCTGCGTCGTTCGCTCGGTGAGAACGCCCAGTACGCCGTGGTGAAGAACACGCTGACCAAGATTGCGGCCAACCAGGCCGGGATCACCGCGCTGGACGAGCACTTCGCTGGTCCCACCGCGGTCGCCTTCATCACCGGTGACCCGGTGGAGTCGGCGAAGAGCCTGCGTGACTTCGCCAAGGACAACCCGAACCTCATCATCAAGGCGGGTGTCCTTGATGGTAAGGCGCTCACCGCCGATGAGATCAAGAAGCTCGCGGACCTCGAGTCCCGCGAGGTTCTGCTCAGCAAGCTGGCCGGCGCGTTCAAGGGCAAGCAGTCTCAGGCTGCCTCGCTCTTCCAGGCGCTGCCGTCGAAGTTCGTCCGCACCGCGGAAGCGCTTCGCGTCAAGCTCGCCGAGCAGGGCGGTGCCGAGTAA
- the rplL gene encoding 50S ribosomal protein L7/L12, with protein sequence MAKLSQEDLLAQFEELTLIELSEFVKAFEEKFDVTAAAAVAVAGPAGPGVVEAVEEQDEFDVILTSAGDKKIQVIKVVRELTSLGLKEAKDLVDGAPKPVLEKVAKEAADKAAESLKAAGAGVEVK encoded by the coding sequence ATGGCGAAGCTCAGCCAGGAAGACCTGCTCGCTCAGTTCGAGGAGCTCACCCTCATCGAGCTCTCCGAGTTCGTGAAGGCGTTCGAGGAGAAGTTCGACGTCACCGCCGCCGCGGCCGTCGCCGTTGCCGGTCCGGCCGGCCCGGGCGTCGTCGAGGCCGTCGAGGAGCAGGACGAGTTCGACGTCATCCTGACCTCTGCCGGTGACAAGAAGATCCAGGTCATCAAGGTCGTGCGCGAGCTCACCTCCCTGGGCCTCAAGGAGGCCAAGGACCTCGTGGACGGCGCCCCGAAGCCCGTCCTCGAGAAGGTCGCCAAGGAGGCCGCTGACAAGGCTGCCGAGTCCCTCAAGGCTGCCGGCGCCGGCGTCGAGGTCAAGTAA